In a genomic window of Mercenaria mercenaria strain notata chromosome 19, MADL_Memer_1, whole genome shotgun sequence:
- the LOC128551054 gene encoding uncharacterized protein LOC128551054: protein MAVFYISYFILLFVCCFSDALEDESVFSKLKYDKEMLETMVRMEARMKKWDKERKIFEENVMSILEHRREEMQESFSAQNEKLQRMFEDYNEIRNELANTTSGLEELVGTLGGKQKVAFNAYTTSGGSYNDNQKIIFPHVLLNAGDGYDNITGDFTAPTAGLYYFGAHICHQNAKYMVVSIVHEGKKIALTTEYEDLKHSCSSVSAPVIMKTGEKVLFSVRMHLARCTQIPYTDGLPSLVCL from the exons ATGGCTGTTttctacatttcatattttatattgctATTCGTTTGTTGTTTCTCGGACGCTCTTGAAGATGAGTCAGTGTTCTCAAAATTGAAATATGACAAGGAAATGTTAGAGACAATGGTTAGAATGGAAGCTAGAATGAAGAAATGggacaaagaaagaaaaatattcgAAGAGAATGTCATGTCTATCTTGGAGCATCGTAGAGAAGAAATGCAAGAATCGTTTTCTGCCCAAAACGAAAAGTTACAGAGGATGTTTGAGGACTACAACGAGATACGTAATGAACTAGCAAACACGACTAGTGGTCTGGAGGAGTTAGTTG GAACACTAGGCGGCAAGCAAAAGGTTGCATTCAACGCATATACAACATCCGGCGGAAGTTACAATGACAATCAGAAGATTATATTTCCTCATGTTCTTCTAAACGCAGGCGACGGATATGACAATATCACCGGAGACTTCACAGCACCTACTGCTGGCTTATACTATTTCGGCGCACACATCTGCcatcaaaatgcaaaatacatgGTTGTCTCAATCGTCCATGAAGGCAAGAAAATTGCGCTTACAACTGAGTATGAAGACCTTAAACATAGTTGTAGCTCTGTAAGCGCCCCGGTTATAATGAAAACTGGCGAAAAAGTGTTATTCAGTGTTCGTATGCACTTAGCGAGATGTACGCAGATACCTTATACAGATGGCCTTCCTTCACTGGTGTGCTTGTGA